One uncultured Draconibacterium sp. genomic window, TTGTCCTCCCAATCCATGCGCAGCATCGGCACACTCAATAACAGCCGACAATTGGGGATAACCTACCCCCGTTTTTACCCGAGTGGTACAAACCGAGCCCGGCCCAATTCCGACTTTTACAATATCGGCACCTGCCAGCAACAACTCTTCAACCATTTCGCCGGTTACCACATTACCTGCTATAATTACTTTTTCGGGGAACCGATTCCGGGCTTCAGCAACGTAGTGTACAAAATGCTCCGAATATCCGTTGGCAACATCAATGCATAAAAACTTCAGATACGGATTTTGTTTGAAAATTTCATCTACTTTTTCGGTATCACTTACCCCGGTTCCTGTACTTACTGCAATGCTGTTCTCAATTCCTTCGGGAGCCAGAGCCAAAAACTCACTCCACTGTTGTACCGTGTAGTGTTTGTGCAAAGCGGTAAACATTTGTTGTTTTTGCAAGGCAAGCGCCATTTCAAAAGTACCAACAGTATCCATGTTTGCAGCCATAATCGGAATGCCGGTCCACGAGGTATCACTGTGCATAAATTTAAAGGTACGTTCCAAACTTACCAGCGATCTGCTTTTTAAAGTTGACCGTTTGGGACGAAACATTACATCTTTAAATCCAAGTTTAATATCGTATTCTATTCTCATCTTCTTTTTATTTAATTCAAAACAAATTTAAAAGTAAAAACGACTTTGGCATTGCAAACAAAATCATTTAACAAGTTTTATATTTATTCGGGTTGAACAAAAAACACTATAAAACTTTATAACAGTACATTTGATTGCAAAATAAGAACTGTAACTGCTGACAAAAGACATTTTGGATTTTGTGCAGTGAATTGACAAACAAAAACAAATAACAATGAAAATAGTAGTTGTAGGAGGAAATGGAACAATTGGCAGCGCCGTTGCTAAACACTTTATGATAAAGCACGAGGTAATTACAGCCAGCCGAAATAATGGTGATGTGCAGGTTGATATGGAAAGTTCAGAATCGATAAAAAATATGTTTGAAAAGATTGGAAAGGTGGATGCCATTGTAAATTGTGCCGGAGCTACAAAATGGGGACCTTTTGCTGAACTTTCAGAAGAAGACTTTTATATTGGACTAAGGGGCAAATTGATGGGACAGGTAAACATTGTTAGAATTGGCAAAAACTATTTAAACGAAGGCGGTTCCATCACTTTAACAACCGGTGTTTTGGCCGACGATCCGGTTTTGGGTGCAACCAACTCGGCCATGGCGAATAATGCTATTCATGGTTTTGTGCTGGCTGTTTCGCAGGAGCACCGAACTGATTTCCGTCTGAATGTGGTTTCTCCTGAACTGGTTGAAGATTCAGCAGAACGACTTGGAAATGCTTTCCCGGGACACACACCTGTTTCGATGCTAAAAGTTGCAAAAGGATACGAGCGCAGTGTGGAAGGCTGGCGAACCGGAGAGATTATTCGCGTTTACAACTAGTACTTCTTGTTCTGTTTTATAGCAGAGCTGTTTCAGATCTCAAACAATTCACTTAACTTCCGTCTAAATTTTTATGTTTATGACGGATATAAACACACAGTGCAAAAGACTTATTATTGCGCACCGCGGCGAATCTTTTGATGCACCCGAAAATACATTGGAAGCCATTCAACTTGCATGGAAAAGAGACGCTGCAGCAGTTGAAATCGACATCCAACTTTCGTTGGATAATCAGATTGTTGTATTTCATGATTTGACTACAAAACGAATTGGGGGAAGGAATAAAAAAGTAAAAAAACAAACGTTATCGGAGTTACGCGAGTTAGATGTGGGAATACATAAAGGTGATAATTGGAAAAATACCACCATACCAACTCTTTCCGAAGTTTTGGGAACTGTTCCAGGGGGCAAAAAAATTATTATCGAAATAAAATCAGCAGCAGAAATCATTCCTTTTCTGAAAAGTGAAATTAGGTCTTCAAAACTAAAAAAGGAACAAATTGAATTTATCAGTTTCAATTTGCCGCTTATTGCTGAAATAAAAAAAACAATGCCTCAGTATAAATCGCTGTGGTTACTAAATCTCGATTATTTGTGGATAAACCGCATATTCCCGCCAAACCTAAAACGTATCGTC contains:
- a CDS encoding GMP reductase, which encodes MRIEYDIKLGFKDVMFRPKRSTLKSRSLVSLERTFKFMHSDTSWTGIPIMAANMDTVGTFEMALALQKQQMFTALHKHYTVQQWSEFLALAPEGIENSIAVSTGTGVSDTEKVDEIFKQNPYLKFLCIDVANGYSEHFVHYVAEARNRFPEKVIIAGNVVTGEMVEELLLAGADIVKVGIGPGSVCTTRVKTGVGYPQLSAVIECADAAHGLGGQIVSDGGCTTPGDVSKAFGGGADFVMLGGMLAGHDESGGETIERSGKKYRQFYGMSSATAMDKHVGGVANYRASEGKTVQVPYRGAVEDTVLDILGGIRSTCTYVGASALKELTKRTTFIRVAEQENQVYTD
- a CDS encoding glycerophosphodiester phosphodiesterase family protein, with protein sequence MTDINTQCKRLIIAHRGESFDAPENTLEAIQLAWKRDAAAVEIDIQLSLDNQIVVFHDLTTKRIGGRNKKVKKQTLSELRELDVGIHKGDNWKNTTIPTLSEVLGTVPGGKKIIIEIKSAAEIIPFLKSEIRSSKLKKEQIEFISFNLPLIAEIKKTMPQYKSLWLLNLDYLWINRIFPPNLKRIVTKTKKYKLDGLNVFAGTMLTPAFAKTIINSKLLLYTWTVNDPQRATYLFNIGVDAVTTDKASLLKEECMAIDAKNVYF
- a CDS encoding short chain dehydrogenase, with the translated sequence MKIVVVGGNGTIGSAVAKHFMIKHEVITASRNNGDVQVDMESSESIKNMFEKIGKVDAIVNCAGATKWGPFAELSEEDFYIGLRGKLMGQVNIVRIGKNYLNEGGSITLTTGVLADDPVLGATNSAMANNAIHGFVLAVSQEHRTDFRLNVVSPELVEDSAERLGNAFPGHTPVSMLKVAKGYERSVEGWRTGEIIRVYN